In Procambarus clarkii isolate CNS0578487 chromosome 50, FALCON_Pclarkii_2.0, whole genome shotgun sequence, one genomic interval encodes:
- the LOC138351581 gene encoding uncharacterized protein, translating into MAVFIHMAVYVHMSVYVHMSVYVYMAVYVYMAMCVHMAVCVYMAVYVHMAVYVHMAVYVYMAVYVRMAVYVRMAVYVHMAVYVHMAVYVHMAVFVHMAVCIHMAVCVYMAVYAQMGVLSSSCTFIIVCFI; encoded by the coding sequence ATGGCTGTGTTCATCCATATGGCTGTGTACGTCCATATGTCTGTATACGTCCATATGTCTGTATACGTCTATATGGCTGTGTACGTCTATATGGCTATGTGCGTCCATATGGCTGTGTGCGTCTATATGGCTGTGTACGTCCATATGGCTGTGTACGTCCATATGGCTGTGTACGTCTATATGGCTGTGTACGTCCGTATGGCTGTGTACGTCCGTATGGCTGTGTACGTCCATATGGCTGTGTACGTCCATATGGCTGTGTACGTCCATATGGCTGTGTTCGTCCATATGGCTGTATGCATCCATATGGCTGTGTGCGTCTATATGGCTGTGTACGCCCAAATGGGTGTGCTTTCTTCTTCATGTACTTTTATTATTGTTTGCTTCATCTAA